The following are encoded together in the Kribbella voronezhensis genome:
- a CDS encoding ABC transporter substrate-binding protein, which yields MLRSTLIRTAIAGVAVLGLAGCGGGDQLGSDNAGNSPAPSKVSSITVGSADFSESQLIAEIYGQALAAKGIEVKKKPNIGNRETYMAAIKDGSVDLVPEYTGAALAYFDKNSTETDPDKAYDALKKALTPGLEVLDKSPAADEDTIVVTKATADKYSLKSLGDLKAVGKDLVAGGSSEFKVRSAGLKGLKEKYGVEFKEYKTLDAGGPLSIKALTDNQIQVTNLFTTQSVIKDQGLVQLDDPEHILPPNNIVPLIRTDHKSDDIAATLNAVDAKLTTDALTDLVKRLDVGKESADAVAKDWLSKNPLS from the coding sequence GTGTTGAGATCCACACTCATCCGTACTGCGATCGCCGGGGTGGCGGTGCTCGGCCTGGCTGGTTGTGGGGGTGGGGACCAGCTCGGTAGCGACAACGCGGGCAACTCGCCCGCTCCGTCGAAGGTGTCGAGCATCACCGTCGGCTCGGCCGACTTCTCCGAAAGCCAGCTGATCGCGGAGATCTACGGCCAGGCGCTCGCCGCCAAGGGGATCGAGGTGAAGAAGAAGCCCAACATCGGCAACCGCGAGACCTACATGGCCGCGATCAAGGACGGCTCGGTCGACCTGGTGCCGGAGTACACCGGTGCCGCACTGGCGTACTTCGACAAGAACTCCACCGAGACCGACCCGGACAAGGCGTACGACGCGCTGAAGAAGGCGCTGACGCCCGGGCTCGAGGTGCTGGACAAGTCACCGGCCGCCGACGAGGACACCATCGTGGTGACCAAGGCGACCGCGGACAAGTACAGCCTGAAGTCGCTCGGCGACCTGAAGGCCGTCGGCAAGGACCTGGTCGCGGGTGGCAGCTCGGAGTTCAAGGTCCGCTCAGCCGGTCTGAAGGGGCTGAAGGAGAAGTACGGCGTCGAGTTCAAGGAGTACAAGACGCTGGACGCCGGTGGCCCGCTGAGCATCAAGGCGTTGACGGACAACCAGATCCAGGTGACGAACCTGTTCACCACCCAGTCGGTCATCAAGGACCAGGGGCTGGTCCAGCTGGACGACCCTGAGCACATCCTGCCGCCGAACAACATCGTTCCGCTGATCCGGACCGACCACAAGTCGGACGACATCGCCGCGACGCTGAACGCGGTCGACGCCAAGCTCACGACCGATGCGCTGACCGACCTGGTCAAGCGCCTCGACGTCGGCAAGGAGAGCGCGGACGCGGTCGCCAAGGACTGGCTGTCGAAGAACCCGCTGTCTTGA
- a CDS encoding ABC transporter permease, which yields MTWIGDNLGLIWEQLREHLYLAILPVLLGLIISVPLGYIATRYSWLANPLIAFGGVLYSLPSIALFIVIPAILGTKVLSTINIIVALTIYTVSLLIRNVIDGLRSVPPDVRQSAVAVGYGTLHRVIAVDLPIAVPVIFTGLRVVTVANISMVSVGAVIGIGGLGELFTLGFQKDFLTPVVVGVVLSLLLALLADLVLVTLQRILTPWARVATPVGEVA from the coding sequence ATGACCTGGATCGGTGACAACCTCGGGCTGATCTGGGAACAGTTGCGCGAACATCTCTATCTGGCGATCCTCCCGGTGCTCCTCGGGTTGATCATCTCGGTGCCGCTGGGCTACATCGCCACCCGGTACTCCTGGCTGGCGAACCCGCTGATCGCGTTCGGCGGCGTGCTGTACTCCTTGCCGTCGATCGCCCTGTTCATCGTGATTCCGGCGATTCTCGGCACCAAGGTGCTGTCCACGATCAACATCATCGTCGCGCTGACGATCTACACGGTCTCGCTGCTGATCCGCAACGTGATCGACGGACTCCGTTCCGTGCCGCCCGACGTCCGCCAGTCGGCGGTCGCGGTCGGGTACGGCACGTTGCACCGGGTGATCGCGGTCGACCTGCCGATCGCCGTACCGGTGATCTTCACCGGCCTGCGGGTGGTCACGGTGGCCAACATCTCGATGGTCAGCGTCGGCGCCGTGATCGGCATCGGCGGCCTGGGGGAGCTGTTCACGCTCGGCTTCCAGAAGGACTTCCTCACCCCGGTGGTGGTGGGCGTCGTGCTGTCGTTGCTGCTGGCCCTGCTGGCCGACCTGGTCCTGGTCACGTTGCAGCGGATCCTGACCCCGTGGGCGCGAGTCGCGACCCCGGTGGGAGAGGTGGCCTGA
- a CDS encoding allantoate amidohydrolase: MTESFEAMWADLAAIGKDPSSGGYHRGGWTPTERACTEWFTTQCTTRGLSLESDGLGNLVAWWGSTDVPGVVTGSHLDSVIDGGAFDGPLGVVSALAAVDRLRAEGFVPSVPIGVGAFVEEEGSRFGMPCLGSRVATGVLTADKALGLKDRSGVPLADALSELGIDPAGVGPSPLLERMGTFVELHVEQGRALTAPVGVASAIWPHGRFRFTFTGEANHAGTTLMEDRHDPMLTYAMTALAANKQARLAGARATFGRLSVEPNGTNAVPSQVTAWLDARAATDEVLQSLLSAITRQAVERAERDGTSVEVTPESVSPIVEFPSGLRDRLAAVLDDAPVLPTGAGHDAGVFSDAGIPTAMLFVRNPTGVSHSPAEHAEMDDCLAGVDALAAVLKDLAK; the protein is encoded by the coding sequence TTGACCGAATCCTTCGAGGCGATGTGGGCGGACCTGGCCGCCATCGGCAAGGACCCCTCCTCCGGGGGGTACCACCGAGGCGGCTGGACCCCCACCGAGCGGGCGTGCACCGAGTGGTTCACCACCCAGTGCACGACCCGCGGCCTGTCCCTGGAATCCGACGGCCTCGGCAACCTCGTCGCCTGGTGGGGTTCTACCGATGTGCCTGGTGTGGTGACCGGAAGTCATCTCGACTCGGTGATCGACGGCGGGGCTTTTGACGGTCCGCTGGGTGTGGTGTCTGCGCTTGCCGCGGTGGATCGGTTGCGGGCGGAGGGGTTCGTGCCGTCGGTGCCGATCGGGGTGGGGGCGTTCGTGGAGGAGGAAGGGTCGCGGTTCGGGATGCCTTGTCTTGGGTCTCGAGTGGCGACCGGTGTGCTGACTGCTGACAAGGCGCTTGGCTTGAAGGACAGAAGCGGCGTGCCGTTGGCGGACGCATTGTCCGAGCTGGGGATCGACCCGGCCGGCGTGGGACCCTCGCCGTTGCTCGAGCGGATGGGGACGTTCGTCGAGTTACATGTGGAGCAAGGCCGCGCGTTGACCGCGCCCGTAGGAGTGGCGAGCGCGATCTGGCCGCACGGGCGGTTCCGGTTCACCTTCACCGGCGAGGCGAACCATGCCGGTACGACGTTGATGGAGGACCGGCACGACCCGATGCTGACGTATGCGATGACCGCGCTCGCCGCCAACAAGCAGGCCCGGCTCGCCGGTGCGCGGGCCACCTTCGGCCGGCTCTCGGTCGAGCCGAACGGCACGAACGCCGTGCCGTCGCAGGTGACTGCCTGGCTGGACGCCCGGGCGGCGACCGACGAGGTGCTCCAGTCGTTGCTGTCGGCAATTACCAGGCAGGCGGTCGAACGCGCCGAGCGGGACGGCACCAGCGTCGAGGTGACGCCCGAGTCGGTCTCGCCGATCGTGGAGTTCCCGTCCGGTCTGCGTGACCGGCTGGCCGCAGTACTGGATGATGCGCCGGTGTTGCCGACCGGGGCCGGGCATGACGCGGGGGTGTTCTCGGACGCGGGGATCCCGACCGCGATGCTGTTCGTACGGAATCCCACCGGCGTCTCGCATTCGCCGGCCGAGCACGCGGAGATGGACGACTGCCTGGCCGGGGTGGACGCGCTGGCCGCAGTACTGAAGGATCTCGCGAAGTGA
- a CDS encoding ABC transporter ATP-binding protein: protein MIEFEDVTKQYPDGTVAVEQLSLRIPSNEITVFVGPSGCGKTTSLRMINRTIERSSGRISIDGEDINDKDPVALRRGIGYVIQHAGLFPHKTVVDNVATVPKLLGWDKKKSRSVAMELLERVGLDLKLAERYPAQLSGGQQQRVGVARALAADPPIMLMDEPFSAVDPIVRHQLQEELLRLQRDIGKTIVFVTHDIDEAIKLGDNVAILRVGGKLAQFAPPAELLANPVDDFVRGFVGQDRGYRALTFVHPDELPVKPLPPELALQDGVPIGWRNGSASAELLPVGAVFKQGDSLRAALDSVLTSPRGLGVCVDDDGRAIGVVDQGTVAEALRP from the coding sequence ATGATCGAGTTCGAAGACGTCACCAAGCAGTATCCGGACGGCACCGTCGCCGTCGAGCAGCTGAGCCTGCGGATCCCGAGCAACGAGATCACCGTGTTCGTCGGGCCGTCCGGCTGTGGCAAGACGACCTCGTTGCGGATGATCAACCGGACCATCGAGCGCAGCAGCGGCCGGATCTCGATCGACGGTGAGGACATCAACGACAAGGACCCGGTCGCCCTGCGGCGCGGCATCGGCTACGTGATCCAGCATGCCGGGCTGTTCCCGCACAAGACGGTCGTCGACAACGTCGCCACCGTGCCGAAGCTGCTGGGCTGGGACAAGAAGAAGTCGCGCTCGGTCGCGATGGAGTTGCTGGAGCGGGTCGGTCTGGACCTCAAGCTGGCCGAGCGGTATCCGGCCCAGCTGTCCGGTGGCCAGCAGCAACGGGTCGGGGTGGCCCGCGCGCTGGCCGCCGACCCGCCCATCATGCTGATGGACGAACCGTTCAGTGCGGTCGACCCGATCGTCCGCCACCAGTTGCAGGAGGAACTGCTCCGGCTGCAGCGCGACATCGGCAAGACGATCGTCTTCGTCACCCACGACATCGACGAGGCGATCAAGCTCGGCGACAACGTCGCGATCCTCCGGGTCGGCGGCAAGCTGGCCCAGTTCGCGCCGCCGGCCGAGCTGCTCGCCAACCCGGTCGACGACTTCGTCCGCGGGTTCGTCGGACAGGACCGCGGTTACCGGGCCCTGACCTTCGTGCATCCGGACGAGCTGCCGGTGAAGCCGTTGCCACCGGAGCTCGCTTTGCAGGACGGCGTACCGATCGGGTGGCGCAACGGCAGTGCGTCCGCGGAGTTGCTGCCGGTCGGGGCGGTGTTCAAGCAAGGCGATTCACTGCGTGCCGCGCTCGACAGCGTTCTCACGTCGCCGCGCGGGCTGGGTGTCTGCGTCGACGACGACGGCCGTGCCATCGGGGTCGTCGACCAGGGCACCGTCGCGGAGGCGCTGCGCCCATGA
- a CDS encoding formimidoylglutamate deiminase, with product MTAYWCEQALLPSGLAAGVLVTVVDGRFASVEADALPGDAVRLSGIVLPGLANCHSHAFHRALRGRTQTERGTFWTWRDQMYGVASVLTPDSYYQLARAVYGEMVLSGITAVGEFHYLHHAPGGKRYDDPNAMGQALIAAARDAGLRITLLDTCYVAGGIDQPLRDAQVRFSDGDASAWASRVLSLTPGLGDDVVIGAAAHSVRGVPVDQLSAVASALPTAPLHIHLSEQVAENAACLAAYGRTPAQVLDETGFLDARTSAVHATHLTPVDVGLLGSSATYSCFCPTTERDLADGIGPSVALRDAGSRLTLGSDSHAVIDLFEEMRAVELDERLASQERGHWSAAELLAAATVDGHRSLGFEDAGVIEVGARADLVAVRTSSVRTAGTGSSLETLVFAASALDVADVVVSGRQVVADGNHVKLDVAAELAASISAVTS from the coding sequence GTGACGGCGTACTGGTGTGAGCAAGCGCTTCTGCCATCCGGGCTGGCTGCCGGCGTGCTCGTCACGGTGGTGGACGGACGGTTCGCTTCTGTCGAAGCAGACGCATTGCCTGGCGACGCGGTGCGCCTGAGCGGGATCGTGTTGCCTGGCTTGGCAAACTGCCACAGCCACGCGTTCCATCGTGCGCTGCGCGGTCGCACGCAGACCGAGCGCGGCACCTTCTGGACCTGGCGCGATCAGATGTACGGCGTGGCGTCGGTGCTCACACCGGACAGCTACTACCAGCTCGCGCGGGCCGTGTACGGCGAGATGGTGCTCAGCGGGATCACCGCGGTAGGGGAGTTTCACTACCTCCACCACGCCCCCGGCGGCAAGCGGTACGACGATCCGAACGCGATGGGGCAGGCATTGATCGCGGCCGCGCGGGATGCCGGGCTGCGGATCACCTTGCTCGACACCTGTTATGTAGCAGGCGGAATCGACCAGCCGCTGAGGGACGCGCAGGTGCGGTTCAGTGACGGCGATGCGTCGGCTTGGGCCTCCCGGGTGCTGTCGCTGACCCCGGGCCTCGGAGACGACGTGGTGATCGGCGCGGCCGCGCATTCGGTGCGCGGGGTGCCGGTCGACCAGCTCAGCGCGGTGGCCTCGGCGCTGCCGACTGCGCCGCTGCACATCCACTTGTCGGAGCAGGTCGCGGAGAACGCGGCCTGCCTGGCGGCGTACGGGCGTACTCCGGCGCAGGTGCTCGATGAGACCGGCTTCCTGGATGCGCGGACGAGCGCGGTGCACGCGACGCACCTGACGCCGGTGGATGTCGGGTTGCTCGGCAGTTCCGCGACGTACTCGTGTTTCTGCCCGACGACCGAACGCGATCTGGCCGACGGGATCGGTCCCTCGGTCGCGTTGCGGGACGCGGGATCGCGGCTGACGTTGGGCTCGGACAGTCACGCGGTGATCGATCTGTTCGAGGAGATGCGCGCGGTCGAGCTGGACGAGCGACTCGCCTCGCAGGAGCGCGGGCACTGGTCGGCTGCCGAGTTGCTGGCGGCCGCGACCGTGGACGGGCATCGGTCGCTCGGGTTCGAGGACGCGGGGGTGATCGAGGTCGGCGCACGAGCGGATCTGGTCGCCGTACGGACGTCGAGTGTGCGGACGGCCGGGACAGGATCGTCCTTGGAGACCTTGGTGTTCGCCGCCTCCGCGCTCGACGTCGCCGACGTGGTCGTCTCGGGGCGTCAGGTTGTTGCTGATGGCAATCATGTGAAGCTGGACGTGGCGGCCGAGCTGGCGGCCTCGATCTCGGCGGTGACTTCATGA
- a CDS encoding ABC transporter permease, with the protein MWEYLTDSYNWSGNEGIWARILEHLWYTFAALGLSVVIALPIGLRIGHTRRGAFLAINLGNAARALPSLGLLMIAVLLTNQIGFLPVLIALVALGIPPILASTYAGLSGVDPATIDAARGMGMTGGEILTKVEIPIALPLIISGVRSATLQIVSTATIAALVSLGGLGRYVVDGLKLRDFPQMFSGALLVALLAILLDAIFALIGRVTVSKGLKIG; encoded by the coding sequence ATGTGGGAGTACCTCACCGACTCGTACAACTGGTCCGGGAACGAGGGCATCTGGGCCCGGATCCTGGAGCACCTCTGGTACACGTTCGCCGCTCTCGGGCTGTCCGTGGTGATCGCTCTGCCGATCGGTCTGCGAATCGGGCACACCCGCCGGGGCGCGTTCCTGGCGATCAACCTCGGCAACGCCGCCCGCGCCCTGCCCAGTCTCGGCCTGCTGATGATCGCCGTCCTGCTGACCAACCAGATCGGCTTCCTGCCGGTGCTGATCGCGCTGGTCGCCCTCGGGATCCCGCCGATCCTCGCCTCGACGTACGCCGGTCTGTCCGGTGTCGATCCGGCCACGATCGACGCGGCGCGGGGGATGGGCATGACCGGTGGCGAGATCCTGACCAAGGTGGAGATCCCGATCGCGCTGCCGCTGATCATCTCCGGCGTCCGCAGCGCCACCCTGCAGATCGTCTCGACCGCGACGATCGCGGCGCTGGTATCGCTCGGCGGCCTCGGCCGCTACGTGGTCGACGGACTGAAGCTCCGTGACTTCCCACAGATGTTCAGCGGCGCGCTGCTGGTGGCCCTCCTGGCGATCCTGCTCGACGCGATCTTCGCGCTGATCGGCCGGGTCACCGTGTCCAAAGGATTGAAGATCGGCTGA